From the genome of Candidatus Electrothrix communis, one region includes:
- the cutA gene encoding divalent-cation tolerance protein CutA encodes MKEKYCLIITTYADEDNGKKIIDTLLTERLAACVQVMPIQSYYHWQGEIANDAEKLLLIKTKSALYTKVEKAIIAHHAYELPEVIQLPISAGFSGYLNWLDKECG; translated from the coding sequence ATGAAAGAAAAATACTGCCTTATTATTACAACCTATGCAGATGAAGATAACGGCAAAAAGATCATTGATACTCTACTCACCGAACGCTTAGCTGCCTGCGTCCAAGTCATGCCGATCCAAAGTTATTACCATTGGCAGGGGGAAATAGCCAACGATGCTGAAAAACTCCTCCTGATCAAGACAAAATCTGCTCTCTATACCAAGGTAGAGAAAGCCATTATCGCCCATCACGCCTACGAACTGCCCGAGGTGATTCAATTGCCGATTTCAGCAGGATTTTCCGGGTACCTGAATTGGCTTGACAAAGAGTGCGGCTAA
- the rseP gene encoding RIP metalloprotease RseP, producing the protein MNSLLSFILVLGVLIFVHELGHFLLAKLFGVRVLKFSLGFGNKLIGKKWGDTEYLISAFPLGGYVKMFGEQPDEEISEEEQAVSFTHKTVWQRFGIVVAGPLFNLFFAVFLFWLMFNFVGLPDFIESGLIGKVSPGSVAEKAGLKDGDLILSIDGQDISTWTQVSDSIRDSGGKEVQIVVQRKQETMTIAATPAMDKVKNLFGEEVGERYLLGISRSEQLEYKNTSPVEAIKYAFLQTWNLIVLTLLGIVKIIQQVVPASELGGPIRIAELAGQQWEAGLMQLLHFTGLLSINLGILNLLPIPVLDGGHLVFLGIEAVRGKPLSDQAVIWAQKVGIALLGSLMIFVFYNDIARLVRQWLAA; encoded by the coding sequence ATGAATTCATTACTATCATTTATTCTTGTCCTCGGCGTTCTGATCTTTGTTCATGAGCTTGGACATTTTCTCCTTGCCAAACTCTTCGGGGTCCGGGTGCTGAAATTCTCCCTTGGCTTCGGCAATAAGCTGATCGGCAAGAAATGGGGCGACACCGAATACCTCATTTCCGCCTTTCCTCTAGGTGGTTATGTAAAGATGTTCGGTGAACAGCCCGATGAAGAGATCAGCGAAGAAGAGCAGGCTGTTTCTTTTACCCATAAAACCGTGTGGCAACGTTTCGGTATTGTTGTTGCTGGGCCTCTCTTTAATCTGTTTTTTGCCGTGTTTCTTTTTTGGCTTATGTTTAACTTTGTCGGTCTGCCGGATTTTATTGAATCAGGCCTTATCGGTAAAGTTTCCCCAGGCTCGGTAGCGGAAAAAGCGGGTTTGAAAGATGGTGATCTCATCCTGTCCATTGATGGTCAAGATATCAGCACATGGACCCAGGTTTCTGATTCGATCAGGGATTCAGGAGGCAAGGAAGTCCAAATCGTTGTTCAGCGAAAGCAGGAAACAATGACCATCGCGGCAACACCGGCTATGGATAAGGTAAAAAATCTCTTTGGCGAAGAGGTTGGTGAACGCTATCTTTTGGGAATCAGTCGCTCGGAACAGCTGGAGTACAAAAATACCTCCCCGGTTGAAGCGATCAAGTACGCCTTTCTTCAGACCTGGAACCTCATCGTCTTGACCCTGCTGGGAATCGTCAAAATTATTCAGCAGGTCGTTCCCGCATCTGAGCTCGGCGGCCCCATCCGCATTGCGGAACTTGCTGGCCAGCAATGGGAAGCAGGCCTGATGCAATTGCTCCATTTTACCGGCTTACTTTCTATTAACTTAGGAATACTCAACCTTCTCCCTATTCCGGTGCTGGACGGTGGGCATCTCGTCTTTCTCGGCATTGAGGCGGTTCGTGGAAAACCGCTCAGCGATCAGGCCGTGATCTGGGCTCAAAAAGTCGGTATTGCCCTGCTCGGTTCCTTGATGATCTTTGTCTTTTACAATGACATTGCTCGACTTGTTCGGCAATGGCTGGCGGCTTGA
- the lpxD gene encoding UDP-3-O-(3-hydroxymyristoyl)glucosamine N-acyltransferase translates to MKTATLGELAALVNGKIIGDDQLTVTTLNSLELAEPGQLSFINTIKLADKLTVSKASACIVPTDFSKAEIPLLQVENVDLASARIHNYLLEEEFQATGIHDRAVIGADCSISEQVSIAALAGIGDRVHIGDRVKIESGAVIGDDVQIGDDCVLHANTVVACGCTLGKRVVLHHGAVIGSDGFGFATDPQTGIHVTKPQVGTVRIDDDVQIGANSCVDRAAFGTTHVQSGVRIDNQVMVGHNCVIGENSILVGQSGMAGSSTLGRNVVLAARAAVGGHINLDDGVMVAALSGVHNDQKKGAVVGGVPAVDVKKWGRAAAAFTRLPDMIREVKRLRKELDRLVSELKPSDDKTE, encoded by the coding sequence ATGAAAACAGCAACCCTTGGCGAATTAGCCGCTCTTGTTAACGGGAAAATCATTGGTGACGATCAACTGACTGTTACCACCCTGAACAGCCTGGAACTGGCTGAACCAGGCCAACTCTCTTTTATCAATACGATAAAATTGGCTGATAAATTGACAGTCAGCAAGGCCTCAGCCTGTATTGTTCCGACCGATTTTTCAAAAGCTGAGATCCCCTTACTTCAGGTTGAGAATGTTGATCTGGCCTCAGCTCGCATTCATAATTATTTATTAGAGGAAGAATTTCAGGCCACCGGCATTCATGATCGGGCCGTTATCGGTGCTGACTGTTCAATCAGTGAGCAGGTCTCTATTGCTGCCTTAGCCGGTATCGGTGATCGGGTCCATATCGGCGATCGCGTCAAAATTGAATCTGGGGCAGTCATCGGTGACGATGTGCAAATCGGTGATGACTGCGTGCTCCATGCCAATACCGTGGTCGCTTGCGGTTGCACCCTTGGCAAACGGGTTGTTCTGCATCACGGGGCGGTGATCGGTAGCGACGGTTTCGGTTTTGCCACAGATCCCCAAACAGGCATCCATGTCACCAAACCCCAGGTGGGCACGGTTCGTATCGATGATGATGTCCAGATTGGAGCGAATTCCTGCGTCGACCGAGCAGCCTTTGGTACCACCCATGTACAAAGCGGGGTGCGTATTGATAATCAGGTCATGGTGGGCCATAACTGTGTTATCGGTGAGAACTCAATCCTGGTAGGACAGTCCGGCATGGCTGGCAGCTCGACCTTAGGCCGGAATGTTGTTTTGGCGGCACGGGCTGCAGTGGGCGGTCATATCAATCTTGATGACGGAGTTATGGTGGCTGCTCTGTCTGGTGTGCATAATGATCAGAAAAAAGGTGCTGTTGTCGGTGGGGTACCGGCTGTTGACGTTAAAAAATGGGGTCGGGCAGCGGCGGCATTTACCCGGCTTCCAGATATGATCCGTGAAGTGAAGAGGTTACGCAAGGAGTTGGACCGTCTGGTAAGCGAATTGAAACCCTCAGATGATAAAACGGAATAA
- the cbiB gene encoding adenosylcobinamide-phosphate synthase CbiB yields the protein MFFLLVLFLACLLDLLLGDPRWFPHPVRIIGRTALLAESWTRKLPVNAHNSGRLAVLIVLCSTGGVCLGLFFLLSFASQPFFLLGAILILYTTVAARDLIRHSGQVLNALTIDLETARKKVRMIVGRDTEQLDEAGIVRACVESVAENMSDGIVAPLFWAVIGAAFGQYLSGSPVIWGTTAAMLYKAVNTMDSMFGYKNERYLQFGSCAAQLDDVVNFLPARISGLFLVLAALTCRPVCRSDMKNSFRVLMRDRQQHSSPNSGWPEAAMAGALGIQLGGESSYFGKPAEKPTIGDSFITPQAHHISQANTLVLTASSLCLLCFVTLYSMLFFL from the coding sequence ATGTTCTTTTTACTTGTTCTTTTTTTGGCCTGCCTCCTTGATCTCCTCTTAGGAGATCCACGCTGGTTTCCCCATCCGGTCCGCATTATCGGTCGAACCGCCCTGCTGGCGGAATCCTGGACCAGAAAGCTCCCAGTGAACGCACATAATAGCGGCAGACTGGCTGTCCTGATTGTCCTATGCAGCACCGGCGGAGTCTGTCTCGGCCTCTTTTTCCTCTTATCCTTTGCTTCGCAACCTTTTTTTCTTTTGGGTGCTATCCTCATCCTCTATACTACCGTTGCTGCCCGCGATCTGATTCGCCACTCCGGTCAGGTTCTCAATGCACTTACTATTGATTTAGAGACAGCAAGAAAAAAGGTCCGTATGATTGTCGGGAGAGATACAGAACAGCTGGACGAAGCAGGCATTGTGCGGGCCTGCGTGGAGAGCGTTGCGGAAAACATGTCGGACGGCATTGTCGCACCACTCTTCTGGGCGGTAATCGGTGCAGCTTTCGGGCAATACCTGAGCGGATCTCCAGTTATCTGGGGAACAACAGCGGCCATGCTCTACAAAGCCGTCAATACCATGGACTCCATGTTCGGATATAAAAACGAACGGTATCTCCAATTCGGTTCCTGTGCAGCCCAGCTTGATGATGTGGTCAATTTTCTTCCTGCCCGGATTTCAGGTTTATTCCTTGTTCTTGCAGCCTTGACTTGCCGTCCTGTCTGCCGTTCTGATATGAAAAATAGTTTTCGGGTACTTATGAGAGATAGACAGCAGCACAGTAGCCCTAATTCAGGCTGGCCAGAAGCGGCCATGGCAGGCGCTCTTGGGATACAGCTTGGCGGCGAATCATCATATTTTGGCAAACCGGCTGAAAAACCAACCATTGGCGACTCTTTTATAACGCCTCAGGCGCACCATATTTCCCAAGCCAACACCTTGGTCTTGACAGCCTCATCACTCTGTCTCCTTTGTTTCGTTACCCTTTATTCAATGCTATTTTTTTTGTGA
- a CDS encoding formate/nitrite transporter family protein produces the protein MTEKQQENKLVDKLGSPLTLAAHTERSAERDQENNDFISVIIKRNDEGARHPDDILEKAITEGLEQIQRPFLSLALSSVAAALILSFSVMAVAVMSTLMIDLQQPLLARFAMALVYPLGFIICIMSGTELFTEHTATAVYPVLEGKADRLQLLRLWAIVFSGNMLGAIVGALLLTATDQVIQAERGYIHIAHHLVEYGNFSLLFSAVLAGWLMALGGWLVLATTPALSQIICIYIVTFLIGLGGLHHSIAGSVEMFTALFISDHFSLLQGVRFIGLAMLGNLIGGSVFVATLNYGHIRKTQEI, from the coding sequence TTGACCGAAAAACAGCAGGAAAACAAACTGGTGGACAAACTTGGCTCTCCATTGACACTGGCTGCACACACAGAGCGGTCAGCAGAGAGAGACCAGGAAAACAACGATTTTATTTCTGTTATTATTAAACGAAATGATGAAGGGGCCCGCCATCCTGATGATATTCTGGAAAAAGCCATTACTGAAGGCTTGGAACAGATTCAGCGCCCTTTTCTTTCCTTAGCCCTTTCTTCTGTAGCGGCAGCTCTCATTCTCAGTTTTTCGGTCATGGCAGTAGCTGTCATGTCCACCCTGATGATTGACCTGCAACAGCCCCTATTAGCCCGCTTTGCAATGGCCCTTGTCTATCCGCTGGGCTTCATCATTTGTATTATGAGCGGGACAGAACTCTTTACCGAACATACGGCAACAGCAGTCTACCCTGTTCTTGAAGGCAAGGCGGATCGTCTCCAGCTGCTTCGGCTCTGGGCGATTGTTTTTTCGGGGAATATGCTTGGTGCCATTGTTGGTGCGCTTCTCCTTACTGCTACAGACCAGGTGATTCAGGCAGAGAGAGGCTATATTCATATCGCCCATCATCTTGTTGAATACGGCAATTTCTCGCTCCTGTTCAGTGCAGTTCTGGCTGGCTGGTTGATGGCATTGGGCGGATGGCTGGTCCTAGCCACCACCCCGGCTTTAAGCCAGATTATCTGTATCTACATTGTTACTTTTCTTATCGGGCTCGGCGGACTGCACCATTCCATTGCCGGATCTGTTGAAATGTTTACCGCACTTTTTATTTCTGATCATTTTTCCTTACTGCAAGGAGTACGTTTTATCGGCCTTGCCATGCTGGGGAACCTTATCGGCGGCAGTGTCTTTGTGGCTACCCTCAATTACGGCCATATTCGAAAAACGCAGGAAATTTAG
- a CDS encoding ferredoxin → MAEIIIDTYLCSGCETCAEMCPDVFRMDEATEKAALVSVSPQITDAVRQAAAFCPEKCIEILE, encoded by the coding sequence ATGGCAGAAATCATTATTGATACCTATCTATGCAGCGGCTGCGAGACCTGCGCGGAGATGTGCCCGGATGTCTTTCGCATGGATGAAGCTACTGAAAAGGCGGCCTTAGTGAGCGTCTCTCCCCAAATTACCGACGCTGTTCGGCAGGCAGCGGCTTTTTGCCCGGAAAAATGTATTGAAATTTTGGAATGA
- a CDS encoding DUF1343 domain-containing protein, protein MITIGIEHLVANPPTSFAGKRLALLCNQASTDRHFRHSRDLIMQAFPGQLTCLFSPQHGFFSEKQDNMIESDHATDAASGLPLFSLYGETRKPTGTMFEHFDILLIDLQDVGTRVYTFIWTVVYCLQRAAETGKKVVVLDRPNPVGGHIVEGNLLKREFRSFVGLYEIPMRHGLTMGELALLCNREMGLHAELEVIRMQGWQREMFFADTDFPWVFPSPNMPGPLTALVYPGQVIWEGTNISEGRGTTLPFELTGAPFIDLTQVLESMSRLNLPGCVLRPLVFEPTSGKWAGQPCAGFHLHVTEPQAFRSYRLSLALFQTLFRLYPEEFAYKQPPYEYEYDLLPMDLILGDKELRKALEEGSDIIELERSWEEELKGFNALRQSVFLYPAG, encoded by the coding sequence ATGATAACCATAGGCATAGAACACCTCGTAGCAAATCCCCCAACCTCCTTCGCAGGCAAACGCCTCGCCCTACTCTGCAATCAGGCCTCCACAGACCGCCATTTTCGCCACAGTCGCGACCTGATCATGCAGGCCTTTCCCGGCCAGCTGACCTGCCTATTTTCTCCGCAACACGGTTTTTTCAGTGAAAAACAGGATAACATGATCGAGTCCGATCATGCCACGGATGCAGCCAGCGGATTACCGCTTTTTTCCCTGTACGGCGAAACAAGAAAGCCGACCGGGACCATGTTTGAGCATTTCGATATCCTGCTTATCGATCTTCAGGATGTGGGCACCAGAGTGTATACCTTTATCTGGACCGTAGTGTACTGCCTCCAGCGGGCTGCGGAAACCGGGAAAAAGGTGGTGGTCCTGGATCGTCCCAATCCGGTGGGTGGTCATATTGTAGAAGGTAATCTACTTAAACGCGAATTTCGTTCCTTTGTCGGCCTGTATGAAATCCCCATGCGGCACGGCCTTACGATGGGCGAGCTGGCCCTGCTCTGCAACCGAGAAATGGGCCTTCATGCCGAGCTTGAGGTCATCAGGATGCAAGGTTGGCAGCGAGAGATGTTTTTTGCGGACACCGACTTCCCTTGGGTCTTCCCCTCGCCCAATATGCCCGGCCCGCTGACAGCCCTTGTTTATCCCGGTCAAGTGATCTGGGAAGGAACCAATATCTCTGAAGGACGGGGCACCACCCTCCCTTTTGAGTTAACCGGGGCTCCGTTTATTGATCTGACGCAGGTATTGGAAAGCATGTCCAGGCTGAACCTGCCAGGCTGTGTCCTCAGACCCCTTGTCTTTGAGCCGACCTCGGGTAAATGGGCAGGACAGCCCTGTGCGGGCTTTCATCTCCATGTTACAGAACCCCAAGCCTTTCGTTCCTACCGCCTGAGCCTGGCCCTTTTCCAGACCCTGTTCCGCCTCTATCCGGAAGAATTCGCCTATAAGCAGCCGCCCTATGAGTATGAGTACGACCTCCTGCCTATGGATCTGATTCTCGGTGACAAGGAACTGCGTAAAGCCCTAGAGGAAGGATCGGATATTATAGAACTGGAGCGCTCCTGGGAGGAAGAACTCAAGGGCTTCAACGCCTTGCGTCAGTCTGTTTTTCTTTACCCTGCCGGTTAA
- the ispG gene encoding flavodoxin-dependent (E)-4-hydroxy-3-methylbut-2-enyl-diphosphate synthase — MIQRKQTKKIFIGDTPVGGDTPITVQSMTNTDTHDAAATVRQIKGLEEAGCEIIRVAVPDMEAAQAIRSIREQITIPLIADIHFDSRLAVAALEQGAQAIRINPGNLGGPDKLARVVDAAKRHKAPIRVGVNSGSIEKDLLAKYGYPTPENCQALIESALNNVAAIEKLGFDEIKISIKSSDTLTTVAGYRELSRRTDYPLHIGVTEAGGLIAGTVKSSVALGILLFEGIGDTFRISLTRDPVEEIRVGFELLRSLRIRERGPELISCPTCGRTRIDLFSLAEEVERVLQTMQSNLKVAVMGCVVNGPGEAKEADIGVAGGHGTGIIFKKGVVFKKLPEAELLPAFLEELRKMDAEAK; from the coding sequence ATGATTCAACGAAAACAGACCAAGAAGATATTTATTGGCGACACGCCGGTGGGCGGTGACACCCCGATCACGGTGCAGTCCATGACCAACACCGACACCCACGATGCGGCAGCCACGGTGCGCCAAATCAAGGGGTTGGAAGAGGCAGGCTGCGAGATCATTCGGGTGGCAGTGCCGGATATGGAAGCTGCTCAAGCGATTCGAAGCATCCGGGAACAGATAACCATCCCCTTGATTGCGGATATTCATTTTGATTCCCGCTTGGCGGTGGCGGCTCTGGAACAGGGGGCGCAGGCCATTCGCATCAATCCGGGCAATCTCGGCGGACCGGATAAACTGGCTCGGGTGGTGGATGCGGCCAAGAGGCATAAAGCTCCCATTCGGGTGGGTGTTAATTCTGGATCCATTGAAAAAGATCTGCTGGCAAAATACGGCTATCCGACCCCGGAAAACTGTCAGGCCCTTATTGAAAGCGCTTTGAATAATGTGGCAGCCATTGAAAAATTGGGTTTTGATGAGATCAAAATATCCATCAAATCTTCTGATACCCTGACTACGGTGGCCGGATATCGAGAGTTGTCCCGGCGTACCGATTATCCCCTCCATATCGGGGTAACCGAGGCGGGTGGCCTGATTGCCGGGACAGTCAAATCCAGCGTGGCCTTGGGCATTCTCCTTTTTGAGGGCATCGGCGACACCTTCCGCATCTCCCTGACCCGCGATCCGGTGGAAGAGATACGGGTGGGCTTTGAATTACTCCGCTCCCTGCGTATCCGGGAGCGTGGACCGGAGCTGATCTCCTGCCCCACCTGCGGGCGCACTCGGATTGATCTTTTTTCCTTGGCTGAAGAAGTGGAGCGGGTTCTTCAGACCATGCAATCCAATCTGAAGGTTGCGGTGATGGGTTGCGTGGTTAACGGGCCGGGTGAGGCCAAAGAGGCGGATATCGGTGTTGCAGGGGGACACGGAACCGGGATTATCTTTAAAAAAGGGGTGGTGTTTAAAAAGCTGCCTGAGGCTGAGCTTCTGCCTGCATTTTTGGAGGAGTTGCGGAAGATGGATGCGGAGGCGAAATGA
- the tsaB gene encoding tRNA (adenosine(37)-N6)-threonylcarbamoyltransferase complex dimerization subunit type 1 TsaB: MLDNPLILSLETATGCGSVALTKGGINKGKLLAEATAQPEVTHSRRLLDSVDWVMQVAGLSWEDLDGIAISLGPGSFTGLRIGMAAAKGIVFATQKPFIGVQTLDAIALSCPVIDRPLWCLLDARKQEVYAACYQAGPHGLPEQCSPVEAIRPERLLERINGPALLAGPGLNEYCDLFTDKEGLQLISPALSSPSAARIGFLAAEQLIRGETQDPATIAPMYVRASEAEVNLQKKNRL; encoded by the coding sequence GTGCTTGATAATCCCCTTATATTATCCCTTGAAACCGCTACCGGCTGCGGCAGTGTAGCCCTGACCAAAGGCGGCATCAATAAGGGCAAACTCCTTGCTGAGGCCACAGCCCAACCAGAGGTCACCCATTCTCGACGCCTCCTCGATTCAGTCGATTGGGTTATGCAGGTAGCAGGGCTAAGCTGGGAGGATCTGGATGGTATTGCAATCAGTCTCGGTCCCGGCTCCTTTACGGGGTTGCGGATTGGCATGGCAGCAGCTAAAGGGATTGTTTTTGCCACCCAAAAACCGTTTATCGGCGTGCAGACCTTAGATGCAATAGCCCTCTCCTGCCCGGTTATTGATCGCCCGCTCTGGTGCCTGCTTGATGCCCGGAAACAGGAGGTCTATGCAGCTTGTTATCAGGCCGGTCCACATGGCCTGCCTGAGCAGTGCAGCCCGGTCGAGGCCATTCGCCCGGAAAGACTGCTTGAGCGGATTAACGGCCCCGCACTTCTTGCCGGTCCGGGCCTGAATGAATATTGTGATCTCTTTACAGACAAGGAAGGTCTGCAACTGATCTCGCCTGCCCTGAGCAGCCCCAGTGCAGCACGCATCGGATTTCTGGCTGCTGAGCAGCTCATCCGTGGAGAAACCCAGGATCCTGCAACCATTGCTCCCATGTATGTTCGGGCCTCAGAGGCAGAGGTGAATCTGCAAAAAAAGAACCGTCTATAG